A single genomic interval of Juglans regia cultivar Chandler chromosome 1, Walnut 2.0, whole genome shotgun sequence harbors:
- the LOC118349558 gene encoding uncharacterized protein LOC118349558 isoform X1, whose translation MAPDGSFDVTFRNIQIQVSPGMLADLLNAPRVTEAPYPYASTSGPSNPAIYAKLCGDEWAWDGRTPIPTKKFTPDYLLLIRVVLTNLYSTNHHSDVDLDRATLLYALINDVPIDLGSHLCKVILETHQSKKTRSGLPFVSLVTRIAFFHSVPIPETELRIPLKTPIGRQTIQLSRAHIRRWPFDDEDPAPSSHPSRAMPSGSQPSSSRPSTLAPEPNQSGIQMVLDCLSRIQTRLDHIDSRIDSRLDHIVAGLEQHRPDANH comes from the coding sequence ATGGCACCTGATGGTTCCTTTGACGTTACTTTCAGGAATATCCAAATCCAAGTCAGTCCGGGCATGTTAGCTGATTTGCTTAATGCCCCTCGTGTTACCGAGGCCCCATATCCGTATGCTAGTACCTCTGGTCCTAGCAACCCTGCTATCTATGCCAAGTTGTGTGGAGATGAATGGGCTTGGGATGGTCGGACACCCATTCCTACCAAAAAGTTCACACCTGACTATCTCCTTCTTATTAGGGTCGTCCTTACTAACCTTTACTCAACCAACCATCATAGTGATGTCGACCTTGACAGAGCTACCTTGCTTTATGCACTGATCAATGACGTTCCCATCGATCTGGGAAGTCATCTTTGCAAGGTCATTTTAGAGACTCATCAGTCCAAAAAAACTCGGTCGGGATTGCCTTTTGTGAGTCTTGTCACTCGTATTGCTTTTTTTCACTCTGTTCCTATTCCAGAGACAGAGCTTAGAATCCCTCTGAAGACTCCAATTGGTCGTCAGACCATCCAGCTCAGTCGTGCACACATTCGCCGATGGCCTTTTGATGATGAGGATCCTGCACCCAGTTCACACCCATCCCGTGCAATGCCATCAGGTTCTCAGCCATCTAGCTCAAGACCATCCACCCTTGCACCAGAGCCGAATCAGTCGGGAATACAAATGGTGCTTGATTGTTTGAGCCGCATCCAGACTCGTCTTGACCACATCGATAGTCGCATCGATAGTCGTCTTGATCACATCGTTGCTGGTCTTGAGCAACATCGCCCAGATGCAAatcattga
- the LOC118349558 gene encoding uncharacterized protein LOC118349558 isoform X2, with the protein MLADLLNAPRVTEAPYPYASTSGPSNPAIYAKLCGDEWAWDGRTPIPTKKFTPDYLLLIRVVLTNLYSTNHHSDVDLDRATLLYALINDVPIDLGSHLCKVILETHQSKKTRSGLPFVSLVTRIAFFHSVPIPETELRIPLKTPIGRQTIQLSRAHIRRWPFDDEDPAPSSHPSRAMPSGSQPSSSRPSTLAPEPNQSGIQMVLDCLSRIQTRLDHIDSRIDSRLDHIVAGLEQHRPDANH; encoded by the coding sequence ATGTTAGCTGATTTGCTTAATGCCCCTCGTGTTACCGAGGCCCCATATCCGTATGCTAGTACCTCTGGTCCTAGCAACCCTGCTATCTATGCCAAGTTGTGTGGAGATGAATGGGCTTGGGATGGTCGGACACCCATTCCTACCAAAAAGTTCACACCTGACTATCTCCTTCTTATTAGGGTCGTCCTTACTAACCTTTACTCAACCAACCATCATAGTGATGTCGACCTTGACAGAGCTACCTTGCTTTATGCACTGATCAATGACGTTCCCATCGATCTGGGAAGTCATCTTTGCAAGGTCATTTTAGAGACTCATCAGTCCAAAAAAACTCGGTCGGGATTGCCTTTTGTGAGTCTTGTCACTCGTATTGCTTTTTTTCACTCTGTTCCTATTCCAGAGACAGAGCTTAGAATCCCTCTGAAGACTCCAATTGGTCGTCAGACCATCCAGCTCAGTCGTGCACACATTCGCCGATGGCCTTTTGATGATGAGGATCCTGCACCCAGTTCACACCCATCCCGTGCAATGCCATCAGGTTCTCAGCCATCTAGCTCAAGACCATCCACCCTTGCACCAGAGCCGAATCAGTCGGGAATACAAATGGTGCTTGATTGTTTGAGCCGCATCCAGACTCGTCTTGACCACATCGATAGTCGCATCGATAGTCGTCTTGATCACATCGTTGCTGGTCTTGAGCAACATCGCCCAGATGCAAatcattga